The DNA window CAGTTATTTTTCGCCGGCGAGGCGTTTGCTAATATCTACCACGTCATCAGAAAGCCAATATCCTTGATGGCGTAATTTATCTATAAGAGGTCCTATGCAACCAATAAGTGCTTTCCCTTTTGCCAATAATAAAAGGCCAATTAATCCGGTGGTAGGAATGTTCAGCTTTTTAGCCACTTCCCTTCCCGCATGGTCATCCATTAAAAGCAAAACATTCCCTTTCATGTTCGAAGCGAGACCGACCGCTTGTTTTTCTCCTTCGTCCAGGCCGGAGATCGCTATTTCTGTCGCCG is part of the Deltaproteobacteria bacterium genome and encodes:
- a CDS encoding DUF3368 domain-containing protein, with product MESEQIDKALRGFLCVTNLHPLDPATEIAISGLDEGEKQAVGLASNMKGNVLLLMDDHAGREVAKKLNIPTTGLIGLLLLAKGKALIGCIGPLIDKLRHQGYWLSDDVVDISKRLAGEK